In Oncorhynchus gorbuscha isolate QuinsamMale2020 ecotype Even-year linkage group LG02, OgorEven_v1.0, whole genome shotgun sequence, a single genomic region encodes these proteins:
- the LOC123993244 gene encoding parathyroid hormone-related protein-like produces MLCPRGMFQQLSLVVFLLCSPVPLYGKPIDSLTNRMRRSVSHAQLMHDKGRSLEEFKRRLWLQGLLDKVHTADSERAPPPQSRNNADGGHITFSGSALRPPKPPGGTKNLPLSFQLGGEVGNLPQETNKSVAYKDQPLKVSTKRKKKAKGERGRRRESEKRRRRARDTTLVMTWETHRESQRTLDRPHHVAFGWR; encoded by the exons ATGCTGTGTCCCAGAGGCATGTTCCAGCAGTTGAGTCTAGTTGTGTTCCTGCTGTGCTCCCCAGTGCCACTCTACGGGAAACCCATCGATTCTCTCACTAACAGAAT gAGGAGGTCAGTGAGTCACGCCCAGTTGATGCACGACAAGGGACGGTCTCTGGAGGAGTTCAAGAGACGGCTCTGGCTCCAAGGGCTACTAGATAAAGTCCACACAGCCGACAGCGAGCGAGCCCCGCCTCCCCAGAGTAGGAACAACGCCGACGGGGGCCACATCACCTTCAGCGGGAGCGCCCTACGCCCCCCCAAACCCCCCGGAGGGACCAAGAACCTCCCTCTGAGTTTCCAGCTGGGAGGGGAGGTGGGCAACCTCCCCCAGGAGACCAACAAGTCTGTGGCCTACAAGGACCAGCCGCTGAAGGTGTCCACCAAGAGGAAAAAGAAggcgaagggagagagagggagacggagggagagcgagaagagGAGGCGGCGGGCTCGCGACACAACCCTCGTCATGACATGGGAGACACATAGGGAGTCACAGAGGACGCTAGACAGACCACATCATGTAGCCTTTGGGTGGCGCTGA
- the LOC123990383 gene encoding galanin receptor 2a has protein sequence MRILHSITQEYELRLSNRFEIEIISKSLITQQAVPNMFSLIFACTCGVILGIGFCANLLVFSLFAKYNTLRKNCLDILLLSMALADFLTLLLIPFTLHSAISYSWPLGDTSCKVYQFFLAFSLAASTYSLCAVSMTRAMIITNPYHPPTMDLVVLMFVLVWASAFFISVPLRIFATKESLSPSLGNFTFCLPTIQEHHYQVVLSQFMLYYFVPMLVIAFNYVRLACFLHKSPVMSVASARNTRRASFMVFLAAGTFSICWLPGYILELCVFLGLYRHGQSWEMFYFICTVLQYLHPCVNPVLYVLLSKRYRHRRSAWLFNCNRNRVQPQVVSITTETM, from the exons ATGAGGATACTTCACTCAATAACCCAAGAGTATG AACTGAGATTATCTAACCGTTTTGAGATTGAGATTATATCTAAATCTTTGATCACACAACAGGCTGTCCCCAACATGTTTTCCCTGATCTTTGCCTGTACCTGCGGGGTGATCCTGGGCATTGGTTTCTGTGCCAACCTACTGGTGTTCTCTCTGTTCGCCAAGTACAACACCTTGAGGAAGAACTGTCTGGACATCCTGCTGCTCAGCATGGCTCTGGCAGACTTCCTCACCCTGCTGCTCATCCCCTTCACCCTGCACTCCGCCATCAg CTACTCGTGGCCGCTGGGGGACACCTCCTGCAAGGTGTACCAGTTCTTTCTGGCCTTCTCCCTGGCAGCCAGCACCTACAGTCTGTGTGCCGTGTCCATGACACGTGCCATGATCATCACCAACCCCTACCACCCTCCTACCATGGACCTGGTAGTCCTGATGTTCGTCTTGGTCTGGGCATCAGCCTTCTTCATCAGCGTGCCTCTGAGGATCTTCGCCACCAAGGAGAGCCTGAGCCCCAGCTTGGGTAATTTTACATTCTGCCTGCCCACCATACAGGAACACCACTATCAG GTGGTCCTCAGCCAGTTCATGCTCTACTACTTCGTCCCTATGCTGGTGATCGCCTTCAACTACGTCCGGTTGGCCTGCTTCCTCCACAAGAGCCCAGTCATGTCTGTGGCCAGTGCCCGCAACACACGCCGAGCCTCTTTTATGGTGTTCCTGGCGGCCGGGACCTTCTCCATCTGCTGGCTTCCCGG GTACATCCTGGAGCTGTGTGTGTTCCTTGGGCTCTACCGCCACGGCCAGTCCTGGGAGATGTTCTACTTCATCTGCACCGTGCTCCAGTACCTCCATCCCTGTGTTAACCCTGTGCTCTATGTGCTGCTGTCCAAGAGGTACCGCCACCGCAGGAGTGCCTGGTTGTTTAACTGCAACAGGAATAGGGTGCAGCCGCAGGTTGTCAGCATCACTACAGAGACTATGTAG